A part of Thiomicrorhabdus sediminis genomic DNA contains:
- a CDS encoding glycosyl transferase: MDFYQNGIITTLHNLVDRPLEEMEADLKKFSKKRPLGLVLPSLYSELQTPALKTIVEELKSVDYLEEIIIGLDRADESEYRHALEFFSVLPQNVKVIWNDGPRMKAIHKKLVEEGIAPEAPGKGRNVWYMIGYVLGSNKVESVALHDCDIVTYDRSLLAKLIYPVANPQFNYDFAKGFYTRIANQTMNGRVTRLLVTPLIRALQKTAGEVNERADEYLSHIDSYRYPLAGEFAFRKGVISDLRIPSDWGLEIGVLSEMKRNISSNRICQVDIADIYDHKHQDLSAEDAKKGLSKMSIDISKAFFRKLAAEGVTFTEEGFRSLKATYYRIALDLIESYRNDAIMNGLTLDVHKEECAVELFSENIIKAGKHFLESPMETPFIPSWNRVSAAFPDIMDDIIAAVDADMQQYAK, from the coding sequence ATGGATTTTTATCAGAATGGCATTATCACTACCTTACATAATTTAGTGGATCGACCGCTGGAAGAGATGGAAGCTGACTTAAAAAAATTCAGTAAAAAACGCCCATTGGGATTGGTGTTGCCGAGCCTGTATTCTGAACTTCAAACCCCGGCATTAAAAACCATTGTGGAAGAGCTCAAATCGGTCGATTATCTGGAAGAGATAATTATCGGCCTAGATCGCGCCGATGAATCCGAATACCGACATGCTTTGGAGTTTTTCTCGGTATTGCCACAAAACGTCAAAGTCATTTGGAATGATGGGCCGCGCATGAAAGCGATCCACAAAAAACTGGTCGAAGAGGGGATTGCGCCGGAAGCCCCCGGCAAAGGGCGTAATGTGTGGTATATGATCGGTTATGTTTTGGGTTCCAATAAGGTCGAATCGGTTGCTTTGCATGATTGCGATATTGTCACCTATGACCGTTCTTTACTGGCGAAATTGATCTATCCGGTCGCCAATCCACAGTTTAACTATGATTTTGCCAAAGGTTTTTATACCCGAATTGCCAATCAGACCATGAATGGTCGCGTGACCCGTTTGCTGGTGACGCCATTGATTCGCGCCTTACAAAAAACCGCCGGTGAAGTCAATGAGCGCGCCGATGAGTATTTAAGTCATATCGACTCCTATCGTTATCCGCTCGCCGGTGAGTTTGCCTTCCGCAAGGGGGTGATTTCCGACCTGCGTATTCCATCCGACTGGGGATTGGAAATCGGCGTTTTGTCGGAGATGAAGCGCAATATCAGTTCTAACCGTATTTGCCAAGTCGATATTGCCGATATTTATGACCATAAGCATCAAGATCTTTCCGCGGAAGACGCCAAAAAAGGTCTGTCGAAAATGTCGATTGATATCAGTAAGGCGTTTTTTAGAAAGCTGGCGGCAGAAGGGGTGACTTTCACCGAAGAGGGTTTCCGTTCCTTGAAGGCAACCTATTACCGCATCGCTCTGGATTTGATCGAATCTTATCGTAACGATGCGATTATGAATGGTTTGACGCTTGATGTGCATAAAGAAGAGTGTGCTGTTGAACTGTTTTCGGAAAACATAATCAAAGCCGGAAAACATTTTTTGGAGTCGCCAATGGAAACCCCGTTTATTCCATCTTGGAACAGGGTGTCGGCAGCTTTTCCGGACATAATGGACGATATTATTGCCGCTGTAGATGCGGATATGCAGCAGTACGCTAAATAG
- a CDS encoding HAD-IIB family hydrolase, producing MRKLLFTDLDGTLLDHHDYDFSAALPAISELNAQGIPWIMTTSKTAAEVIELKQEIDNPYAFIVENGAGIFWPPGQLKPECLPSHTKVEQSEQGYDYISMNEMELSDAIELFRNYREQLNIDCIGFSEMSAQQVAESTGLPLHKAEQAKQRYFSEPLLWQDSQTKLYQLQEMLAEFHWQLIKGGRFVHLMGPSNKGQALQYMSNYYFQDWQDAIETMALGDGNNDIALLEASDCPVIIRSPVNAPPKVNHAKVVLSDDFGPKGWNQAVMNWLTD from the coding sequence GTGAGAAAGCTACTGTTTACCGATTTGGACGGCACATTGCTCGATCATCATGATTACGATTTCAGTGCCGCTTTACCGGCGATTTCAGAACTGAATGCGCAAGGCATTCCATGGATTATGACAACCAGTAAAACAGCGGCTGAGGTAATTGAGTTAAAACAAGAGATCGACAACCCCTATGCGTTTATCGTTGAAAACGGTGCGGGGATTTTCTGGCCGCCAGGTCAATTAAAGCCGGAGTGTTTACCAAGTCATACCAAGGTGGAACAATCCGAACAGGGTTATGACTATATCTCTATGAATGAGATGGAATTATCCGATGCGATTGAACTGTTCAGAAATTATCGCGAGCAATTAAATATCGATTGCATCGGTTTTTCCGAAATGAGTGCGCAACAGGTTGCCGAATCCACCGGGTTGCCTTTGCATAAAGCGGAACAAGCCAAGCAGAGATATTTTAGTGAACCCTTATTGTGGCAGGATTCTCAAACTAAGCTCTATCAGCTTCAGGAGATGTTGGCGGAGTTTCATTGGCAATTGATTAAGGGCGGGCGTTTTGTCCATTTAATGGGGCCGAGCAATAAAGGCCAGGCGTTGCAATATATGAGCAACTATTATTTTCAGGATTGGCAGGATGCCATTGAAACCATGGCTTTGGGGGATGGTAATAACGATATCGCTTTACTTGAAGCCAGTGATTGCCCGGTAATCATTCGCTCTCCGGTGAATGCGCCGCCGAAAGTCAATCACGCAAAGGTTGTGTTGTCGGATGATTTTGGCCCAAAGGGCTGGAATCAAGCGGTTATGAATTGGTTGACAGATTAA